TGGGCTGGCCGCTGCCGGTGTCCGGCCTGCGCGACTGGCTGCAAGGCTATGCCACCGCGGCTGGCGGCCAGCGCTTTGCCGCCAGCCCGGCCCACAGCAACGTGACGACGGCGGACGGCTGGCAACTGCAGTTCGACGCCTGGCAGGACGGGGACATCGGCAAGAGCAGCGCGCCGCCGAAGCCGCGCCGCATCATCGCCCGCCGCGGTCCCGGCGGCGACATCGAGGAAATCGAGATCCGCATCGCGATCCGGCCGGCGGCGAGCGCGTCATGAGGCAGTTGCTGAACTGCCCCGCGCCGGCCAAGCTGAACCTGTTCCTGCACGTGACGGGCCGGCGGGCCGACGGCTACCACCTGCTGCAGACGGTGTTCCAGCTGATCGACCGGGGCGACGTGCTGCACTTCACCTTGCGCGACGACGACGCCATCCGCCGCGTGACCGACGTGCCGGGCGTGCCGGAGGAGCAGGACCTGATCGTGCGCGCCGCGCACAAGCTGCGGGCCGAGGCGATCCGCCGCACGGGCCGCACCCCGCCTGGCGTGGACATCGCCATCGACAAGATCCTGCCGATGGGCGGCGGGCTGGGTGGCGGCTCGTCGGATGCGGCCACGACCCTCATGGCGCTGAACGCGCTGTGGCAGGCCGGCCTGTCGCGCCAGGAGCTGATGGACCTGGGGCTGCCGCTGGGCGCCGACATCCCGTTCTTCGTGTTTGGCCGCACGGCATTCGCGGAAGGCGTGGGCGAGGCGCTGCAGGCCGTGGACGTGCCGGCCTGCTGGTACGTCGTCATCGAGCCGGGCGTGGCGGTGCCCACCGCAAAGATTTTTACGTCGGAACATTTGACAAGGAACACGCCGCTCGTCATAATGTCGGACTTTTCCAGCTACCTCGCAAAACGAAACGGTTTGCAGGGATTTGGAAGGAACGATTTGCAACAGGTGGCCACCCGCTTGTTCCCGCCGGTAGCAGAGGCGGTAGAATGGTTGGGTGGATACGGCGATGCCAGGATGACTGGCTCCGGAGCTTGTGTGTTCTGCGCGTTCGACAGCGAGGAACAGGCCGATGCGGTACTTGCGAAAGTGCCCGGCGCCTGGAACGGCTGGAAGGCAAAAGCGCTGCAACGCCATCCGCTGCTGGATATGTCGCCAAGCACCGAAAGTTGTGAAGCGTAAAAAGATTTGGCTTTACGTTGGAAGTGCAGTATAATGCTCGCCATCTGACGGAAAGCAGTCAGTCAAGAGTAGGGGAATCGCCAAGCTGGTTAAGGCACCGGATTTTGATTCCGGCATACCAAGGTTCGAATCCTTGTTCCCCTGCCACCCTTTTCTTCGGTCTGTCGATGCGCAGGCATCCAGCCGAAAAAAATAAAAAAATGCCCCTGCCGAGCTGGGGCTTTTTTATTCCGCGCCGGATTCGATCCGGTGGTATTTCAAGTTCAATGCTTACCTTCCTGGGACTCCCATGGCTTACGAAAACCTGATGGTTTTTACCGGCAACGCTAATCCTGCGTTGGCAGAAGGGGTCGCAAAAAATCTCGGCATCCCCCTTGGCAAAGCGGTCGTTTCGAAATTCTCGGACGGCGAAGTAATGGTCGAAATCAACGAGAACGTCCGCGGTAAAGACGTCTTCGTGCTGCAATCGACCTGCGCGCCGACCAACGACAGCCTGATGGAATTGATCCTGATGGTCGATGCCCTGAAACGCGCATCCGCTGGCCGCATCACGGCCGCCATCCCTTACTTTGGTTATGCCCGCCAGGATCGCCGTCCGCGATCCGCCCGCGTGGCCATCTCGGCAAAAGTCGTCGCCAACATGCTGGAAGAAGCCGGCGTCGAGCGCGTCCTGATCATGGACCTGCACGCCGACCAGATCCAGGGCTTCTTCGATATCCCGGTCGACAATATCTACGCATCGCCGATCCTCCTGGGTGACCTGCAGAAGAAAGACCACCAGGACCTGCTGGTCGTGTCGCCGGACGTCGGCGGCGTGGTCCGTGCCCGCGCGCTGGCCAAGCGCCTTGGCTGCGACCTGGCGATCATCGACAAGCGCCGTCCGAAAGCCAACGTCTCCGAAGTGATGAACATCATCGGCGACGTGGAAGGCCGCAACTGCGTCATCATGGACGACATGGTCGACACGGCCGGTACGCTGGTCAAGGCGGCCGAAGTCCTGAAGGAACGCGGCGCCAAGAAAGTCATCGCATATTGCACGCACCCGGTGCTGTCCGGCCCGGCGATCGACCGCATTACCAATTCGTCGCTGGACGAACTGGTCGTGACGGACACGATTCCGCTGTCCGACGCCGGCAAGGCCTGCGGCAAGATCCGTCAACTGACCTGCGCACCGCTGCTGGCAGAGACGTTCAAGCGCATCATCAAGGGCGATTCCGTGATCTCCCTGTTCGTCGACTAAGTCGCCCGAACATCAGCAATCCAGGCGGCGCGCCGGTTTCGACCGGCGCGCCGCCGATGTTTTATCCGGCGGTCGCAACTGACTGCCGATTTCGAAGCCATCCTGGTCGCGGGAGGCTTTATAACCGTGGGCGCGAGCCCCGACTCTTTTGGAGTATCAAATGAAAGTTGTTGCATTCAAACGCGAACTGCAGGGCACGGGTGCGAGCCGCCGCCTGCGTATTTCCGGCCAGACCCCTGGCATCATCTACGGCGGTACCGAAGCCCCTGTGACGATCGCCCTGGACCACAACGCGCTGTACCACGCGCTGAAGAAAGAAGCGTTCCACGGTTCCGTGCTGGACCTGGAAATCGACGGCAAAGTACAGAAAGTGCTGCTGCGCGACTTCCAGATGCACGCATACAAGCAACTGGTCCTGCACGCTGACTTCCAGCGCGTCGACGCGAACCAGCCAGTGCACGTCAAAGTGGCACTGCACTTCGAAAACGCCGACGTTTCCCCAGCAGTGAAACTGCACGGCGCGACGATCAGCCACGTGGCCAACGAGATCGAAATCTCGTGCCTGCCATCGGCCCTGCCGGAGTTCATCTCCGTCGACCTGTCGAAAATGGACGTCGGCACCACGCTGCACATCAACGACCTGACGCTGCCGGAAGGCGTCACCGCCATCACCCACGGCAACAACCTGACGATCGCTACCGCTTCGGTACCGGCCGGCCAGGTGTCCGCCGACGCGGCTGCCGAAGAGAAGAAGTAATCCCAACGCCGCGGCAACGCGGTGGTCGGAACGAAAAACCCTGCCGCGGCAGGGTTTTTTTTCGTTCATACTGGCGGCCATGACTATCGACTGGCTCCACTTCACTCCCTGGACGTCGCTGGCCGGCGGCCTGCTGATCGGCGCGGCCGCCGCGCTGCTGATCCTCTTGAACGGGCGCATCGCCGGCATCAGCGGCATCGTCGGCGGCCTGCTGCGCGCGCCGCGCGCGGACCGGCGCTGGCGCCTTGCCTTCCTGGCCGGCCTGCTATTGGCCGCACCGCTGTGGCGCGGCGTCGCCCCGCTGCCCGGCGTGCATCCCGTGGCGGGCGGCGCAGCGGTGCTGCTGGCGGGCCTGCTGGTCGGCTTCGGCACGCGCCTGGGCGCCGGCTGCACCAGCGGCCATGGCGTCTGCGGCCTGGCGCGGCTGTCGCCCCGCTCGCTGGCGGCCACCGCCACGTTCATGCTGGCCGGCGCCGTCATCGTGTTCGTGCTGCGCCACCTGGTGGGCGCCTGACATGCAGAATCTGTTCGCCCTGCTGGCGGGCCTGCTGTTCGGCACCGGCCTGATCCTGTCCGGCATGACCGATCCCGCCAAGGTCACCGCGTTCCTCGACGTGGCTGGCGCGTGGGACCCGTCGCTCGCCTTCGTCATGGGCGGCGCGCTGCTGGTGGCGCTGCCGGCTTTTTACGTGGCACGCCGGCGCGGCGCCACGCTGGCCGGGGCACCGCTGCAGCTGCCGGCCGCGCAGCGGATCGACCGGCCCCTGCTCGTGGGCAGCGCGATGTTCGGCGCCGGCTGGGGCCTGGCCGGCTACTGCCCCGGGCCCGCGCTGGCGTCGCTGACGATGGACGACGGCGCACCCTGGCTCTTTGCCGTGGCGATGCTGGCGGGGATGATGCTGTACGAAGCGCGGCAATGGTGGCGTGGGCGCTGAAACTCCGCGATAATCGCGGTTTTCCCCCCATGCGCATCCCATGACCCTCCGCCTGATCGTCGGCCTCGGCAACCCCGGTGCCGAATACGAACAAACCCGCCACAACGCCGGCTTCTGGCTGGTCGACAACCTGGCGCGCGGCCTGCCGGGCACGTTCCTGCAGCGCGAAAGCCGTTTCAATGCGCTGGCCGCGAAGACGTCGATCGGCGGCCAGGAGGTCTGGCTGCTGGAGCCGCAGACCTACATGAACCGTTCCGGCCAATCGGTCGGCGCGCTGGCGCGCTTCTTCAAGATCAATCCGGACGAGATCCTCGTCGTGCACGACGAACTGGACCTGCCGCCCGGCGCGGCCAAGCTGAAGAAGGGCGGTTCGTCGGGCGGCCATAACGGCCTGAAGGACATCACGGCGGCGCTGGGCACGCAGGATTACTGGCGCCTGCGCATCGGCATCGGCCACCCGCGCACCTTGAACCTGACGCAGAACGTGGCCGACTTCGTGCTGCACCGGCCGCGCCGGGAGGAGCAGTTGCTGATCGACGAGGCGATCGAAAAGAGCCTGAAGATCATCCCGCTGGCCGTCGCGGGCAGGATGCCACAGGCGACGATGGAGCTGCACAGCGCCTGAGCCCTCCCGATCCCATGAAACCCAAGGGCCTTGTCGTCCTCCGGCGCCTGCTGCGCTGGCGTATCCTGCTGCGCCTGGCGCTGCTCGCGTTGCTGGCGCTGGCGTCGCTGGCCATCGTCTGGCTGGCGTACACCGGTATCCGGGAGCGCGAGATCGCGCGCCTGCAGGCCAACGCGGATGGCCGCATGCGGCATCTGTCGGCGTTGCTGCTGGCGCCCGCGGAGCGCTACAGCTACCTGCCCAACCTGCTGGGCAACTACCGCATCCTGAACGATGCGCTGGGCGCGCCACGCGATGTGACCCGAGCGCGCGGGGCCAACCACTTCCTGCGCCAGCTCAACGAACGTACCGGCACGTCGCTGATGTATTTGCTGGACCTGCACGGTACGACGATCGCGGCCAGCAACTGGGACGCGGCGGACAGCCTGGTGGGACGCAACTATGCGTTCCGGCCCTACTTCACCAATGCGTTGCGCGATGGCGAAGCCCGCTTCTTCGCGATGGGCGTCACGTCGCGCAAGCCAGGTTATTACCTGGCGTACCGCGTCAAGGAGCGCGGCACGACGCTGGGCGTGGCCGTCGTCAAGATCGACCTGCACCTGCCCGACCTGGGCGACAGCAGCGCCGAAATGCTTGTCACGGATGCCGCCGGCGTGGCCTTCCTCAGCTCCCGGCCCGACTGGAACTACCGGCCCATCTGGCCCGTGACGGCGGCGGCGGCGGCGCAGTTGCACCGCACGCGCCAATATGAGGGCGTGCTGAAACCGCCGCTGGCGCCCGCGGCGGGGCGGCAACTGGCGACGGGCGGACAGATCGTCAGCCTGCGCGGGAGCGACGGGGCGACGTCGGCCTGGCTCATCGTGCGCCGCCGCATCGCCGATTCGGAATGGAGCGCCAACCTGCTGATACCGATGGCGCGCGTGGAGGACATCGCGCGCGTGGGGGCGTTGACGGCTGCCGCCGGCATCGCGCTGCTGCTGATGCTGGCCGTGCTGCTGGCGCAGTGGCGCAGCCGCGCGCGCGAACGCGTGCGCTCGCGCCGCCGGCTGGAGCGGGCGCACCGTGCGCTGGAGCTGCAGAACGACGAGCTGCGCCTGCTGAGCGAAGAGCTGCGCCGCAAGGCGATCACGGACTGCCTGACGGGCATGGCCAACCGTGCCTTCTTCCTGGACAGCGCGACGGCCATGGTGGGCATCGCCAAGCGGCACGGTACGCCGCTGTCGCTGCTGCTCATCGACGCCGATCACTTCAAGCGCATCAACGACGATTTCGGCCACCCGGCCGGCGACGCGGTGCTGCGACTGCTGGCGGCCGTGCTGACGGCGCAGACGCGCGAGGGCGACGTCGCGGCCCGCTATGGCGGCGAGGAGTTCATCGTCGCACTGCCGCACACGGCCCTGCGTGCCGCCGGCGAACTGGCCGAACGCATCCGCGCCCGCATCGCCGCCCAGCCGGCGCCACCCGGGATGGCGGGCTTGCGCATCACGGTATCGATCGGCGTGGCGCAGTACCGGCCGGAAGAGCCGGACATCGGCGAGACCATCTGCCGCGCCGATGCGGCGCTGTATGCGGCCAAGCATGCGGGGCGCGATTGCGTGCGGGTGGACGGGGTGGAGCCGGTCGCCACCGTATGATTTTTGCCCGTTGGGGCGGGGCGCAAACGGGATATCGGGGCCCGGCGGGCGCTATAATGCGCGTATTACCGGCCCCTGCGTTCGCGCCCGGCGGCGGCATTCACATTTCACAAGGAATTCCATGAGTCTCAAATGCGGCATCGTCGGCCTGCCCAACGTCGGCAAGTCCACCCTTTTCAACGCGCTGACGAAGGCCGGCATCCCGGCCGAGAACTACCCGTTCTGCACGATCGAACCGAACGTGGGCGTCGTCGAGGTGCCCGATCCGCGCCTGAAGCAGCTGGCGGAAATCGTCAAGCCTGAACGCATCGTCAACGCCATCGTCGAGTTCGTCGATATCGCGGGCCTGGTCGCCGGTGCGTCGCAGGGCGAAGGCCTGGGCAACCAGTTCCTCGCGCACATCCGCGAAACGGATGCCATCGTCAACGTGGTGCGCTGCTTCGAGGACGAGAACGTGATCCACGTGGCCGGCAAGGTCAGCCCGCTGGACGACATCGCCGTCATCCAGACCGAGCTGGCGCTGGCCGACATGGGCACCGTCGAGAAGGCGATCCACCGCGAGAACAAGAAGGCCCGTTCCGGCGACAAGGACGCGGCCAAGCTGGTCGCGCTGCTGGAGAAGATCATGCCGGCCCTGAACGACGCCAAGCCCGTGCGCGCGCTGGGCCTGTCGCAGGACGACATGGAGATCATCAAGCCGCTGTGCCTGATCACCGCGAAGCCGGCCATGTACGTGGCCAACGTGTCCGACAGCGGCTTCACCGACAACCCGCTGCTGGACCAGCTGACCGCCTACGCCAAGGAACAGAACGCCCCGATCGTCGCCATCTGCGCCGCGATCGAAGCGGAAATCGCCGACCTGGAAGACGAGGACAAGACGGCCTTCCTGGCCGACATGGGCATGGACGAGCCGGGCCTGGACCGCCTGATCCGCGCCGGCTTCAAGCTGCTGGGCCTGCAGACCTACTTCACGGCCGGCGTCAAGGAAGTGCGCGCCTGGACGATCCACGTGGGCGACACGGCACCGCAAGCCGCGGGCGTCATCCACACCGACTTCGAACGTGGCTTCATCCGCGCCCAGACCATCGCCTTCGACGACTTCATCGCCTACAAGGGCGAAGCGGGCGCCAAGGAAGCGGGCAAGATGCGCGCCGAGGGCAAGGAGTATGTCGTCAAGGATGGCGATGTGCTGAACTTCCTGTTCAACGTCTGATTTTTCCGATGTCACGGAAGCCGCGTCTCGACGCGGCTTTTTTTTCGACCTCCTGCGGCGAATACTGTGCTAATCGCCGCACTGCTTGCGGCGAATGTGCGGCCTGTGCGGCGATTCCGTGTCATAATCGCCGCATGGACTGCGGCGATTATCGTTACATCTGGGAATCTCCCGACTGGCCGGACTGGCGCTATGACCTGGCGGCCCTGGCCGAGCCGATGGCGCGCGTCAGCCGGGCGCAGGGCGTGCTGCTGGGGCGCCTGGCCGACGTCGGGCTGGGGCTGCGCGACCAGGCCAGCCTGTCGGCCTTGACCGACGACGTGCTGAAAACCAGTGAAATCGAGGGCGAACGCCTGAACGTCGCCGCCGTGCGTTCCTCGCTCGCGCGCCGGCTGGGCGTGGACATCGGCTCGCTCGCGCCGGTCGACCGTAACGTCGAGGGCGTCGTGGCAATGATGCTGGATGCCACCGCCAACAGCCCCCAGCCGCTGACCGCCGAGCGGCTGTTCGGCTGGCATGCCGCCCTGTTTCCGACCGGGTGGTCGGGCCTCAGCCGGATCGACACGGGCCGCTGGCGCCAGGATGCGGAGGGGCCCATGCAGGTCGTCTCCGGTCCCGTGGGACGGCAGACCGTGCATTTCGAGGCGCCGCCGGCCGCGCATCTGCCGGCCGAACTGGCCAGGTTCCTGGCCTGGATCGAAACGCCGGAGCCGGCCGAACCGGCGCTGCTCCGGGCCGGCCTGGGCCACCTGTGGTTCGTCACGCTGCACCCGTTCGATGACGGCAACGGCCGCATCGCCCGCACCATCGGCGACCTGCTGCTGGCCCGTGCGGACGGCAGCCCGCAACGCTTCTACAGCCTGTCGGCGCAGATCCAGCGCGAACGCGACGCGTACTACGACATCCTCGAGCGCACCCAGAAGGGAACGCTGGACGTCACGGCCTGGCTGCTGTGGTTCCTGCGCATGCTGGAGCAGGCCGTGGCGGCGGCGCACGGCACGGTGGACATGGTGCTGACCAGGGCGCGGCTGTGGCAGCGCCTGCACGGCGCCGCGTTGAACGAACGCCAGGTGCGGGTGCTGAACCGCCTGCTCGACGGCTTCGAAGGGAAACTCACCAGCGGCAAATGGGCGGCGCTGGCGAAGTGCTCGTCCGACACGGCGCTGCGCGACATCACGGAACTGGTCGCGCTGGGCGTGCTGCG
This is a stretch of genomic DNA from Pseudoduganella chitinolytica. It encodes these proteins:
- a CDS encoding YeeE/YedE family protein — encoded protein: MTIDWLHFTPWTSLAGGLLIGAAAALLILLNGRIAGISGIVGGLLRAPRADRRWRLAFLAGLLLAAPLWRGVAPLPGVHPVAGGAAVLLAGLLVGFGTRLGAGCTSGHGVCGLARLSPRSLAATATFMLAGAVIVFVLRHLVGA
- the ispE gene encoding 4-(cytidine 5'-diphospho)-2-C-methyl-D-erythritol kinase, giving the protein MRQLLNCPAPAKLNLFLHVTGRRADGYHLLQTVFQLIDRGDVLHFTLRDDDAIRRVTDVPGVPEEQDLIVRAAHKLRAEAIRRTGRTPPGVDIAIDKILPMGGGLGGGSSDAATTLMALNALWQAGLSRQELMDLGLPLGADIPFFVFGRTAFAEGVGEALQAVDVPACWYVVIEPGVAVPTAKIFTSEHLTRNTPLVIMSDFSSYLAKRNGLQGFGRNDLQQVATRLFPPVAEAVEWLGGYGDARMTGSGACVFCAFDSEEQADAVLAKVPGAWNGWKAKALQRHPLLDMSPSTESCEA
- a CDS encoding 50S ribosomal protein L25/general stress protein Ctc, with protein sequence MKVVAFKRELQGTGASRRLRISGQTPGIIYGGTEAPVTIALDHNALYHALKKEAFHGSVLDLEIDGKVQKVLLRDFQMHAYKQLVLHADFQRVDANQPVHVKVALHFENADVSPAVKLHGATISHVANEIEISCLPSALPEFISVDLSKMDVGTTLHINDLTLPEGVTAITHGNNLTIATASVPAGQVSADAAAEEKK
- the pth gene encoding aminoacyl-tRNA hydrolase, whose translation is MTLRLIVGLGNPGAEYEQTRHNAGFWLVDNLARGLPGTFLQRESRFNALAAKTSIGGQEVWLLEPQTYMNRSGQSVGALARFFKINPDEILVVHDELDLPPGAAKLKKGGSSGGHNGLKDITAALGTQDYWRLRIGIGHPRTLNLTQNVADFVLHRPRREEQLLIDEAIEKSLKIIPLAVAGRMPQATMELHSA
- a CDS encoding sensor domain-containing diguanylate cyclase, which codes for MKPKGLVVLRRLLRWRILLRLALLALLALASLAIVWLAYTGIREREIARLQANADGRMRHLSALLLAPAERYSYLPNLLGNYRILNDALGAPRDVTRARGANHFLRQLNERTGTSLMYLLDLHGTTIAASNWDAADSLVGRNYAFRPYFTNALRDGEARFFAMGVTSRKPGYYLAYRVKERGTTLGVAVVKIDLHLPDLGDSSAEMLVTDAAGVAFLSSRPDWNYRPIWPVTAAAAAQLHRTRQYEGVLKPPLAPAAGRQLATGGQIVSLRGSDGATSAWLIVRRRIADSEWSANLLIPMARVEDIARVGALTAAAGIALLLMLAVLLAQWRSRARERVRSRRRLERAHRALELQNDELRLLSEELRRKAITDCLTGMANRAFFLDSATAMVGIAKRHGTPLSLLLIDADHFKRINDDFGHPAGDAVLRLLAAVLTAQTREGDVAARYGGEEFIVALPHTALRAAGELAERIRARIAAQPAPPGMAGLRITVSIGVAQYRPEEPDIGETICRADAALYAAKHAGRDCVRVDGVEPVATV
- a CDS encoding ribose-phosphate pyrophosphokinase; the encoded protein is MAYENLMVFTGNANPALAEGVAKNLGIPLGKAVVSKFSDGEVMVEINENVRGKDVFVLQSTCAPTNDSLMELILMVDALKRASAGRITAAIPYFGYARQDRRPRSARVAISAKVVANMLEEAGVERVLIMDLHADQIQGFFDIPVDNIYASPILLGDLQKKDHQDLLVVSPDVGGVVRARALAKRLGCDLAIIDKRRPKANVSEVMNIIGDVEGRNCVIMDDMVDTAGTLVKAAEVLKERGAKKVIAYCTHPVLSGPAIDRITNSSLDELVVTDTIPLSDAGKACGKIRQLTCAPLLAETFKRIIKGDSVISLFVD
- a CDS encoding Fic family protein, which encodes MDCGDYRYIWESPDWPDWRYDLAALAEPMARVSRAQGVLLGRLADVGLGLRDQASLSALTDDVLKTSEIEGERLNVAAVRSSLARRLGVDIGSLAPVDRNVEGVVAMMLDATANSPQPLTAERLFGWHAALFPTGWSGLSRIDTGRWRQDAEGPMQVVSGPVGRQTVHFEAPPAAHLPAELARFLAWIETPEPAEPALLRAGLGHLWFVTLHPFDDGNGRIARTIGDLLLARADGSPQRFYSLSAQIQRERDAYYDILERTQKGTLDVTAWLLWFLRMLEQAVAAAHGTVDMVLTRARLWQRLHGAALNERQVRVLNRLLDGFEGKLTSGKWAALAKCSSDTALRDITELVALGVLRRSGAGGRSTSYELAPA
- a CDS encoding YeeE/YedE family protein — its product is MQNLFALLAGLLFGTGLILSGMTDPAKVTAFLDVAGAWDPSLAFVMGGALLVALPAFYVARRRGATLAGAPLQLPAAQRIDRPLLVGSAMFGAGWGLAGYCPGPALASLTMDDGAPWLFAVAMLAGMMLYEARQWWRGR
- the ychF gene encoding redox-regulated ATPase YchF, translated to MSLKCGIVGLPNVGKSTLFNALTKAGIPAENYPFCTIEPNVGVVEVPDPRLKQLAEIVKPERIVNAIVEFVDIAGLVAGASQGEGLGNQFLAHIRETDAIVNVVRCFEDENVIHVAGKVSPLDDIAVIQTELALADMGTVEKAIHRENKKARSGDKDAAKLVALLEKIMPALNDAKPVRALGLSQDDMEIIKPLCLITAKPAMYVANVSDSGFTDNPLLDQLTAYAKEQNAPIVAICAAIEAEIADLEDEDKTAFLADMGMDEPGLDRLIRAGFKLLGLQTYFTAGVKEVRAWTIHVGDTAPQAAGVIHTDFERGFIRAQTIAFDDFIAYKGEAGAKEAGKMRAEGKEYVVKDGDVLNFLFNV